From Fundidesulfovibrio terrae, a single genomic window includes:
- a CDS encoding manganese-dependent inorganic pyrophosphatase, with product MAAYVVGHKNPDTDSIASAIAVADLMTKRGIQAVAAAQGKTTPETDFVLGKFGVKAPEIISDAEGKKIILVDHSDLAQSLENLSKGEILGVVDHHKLGDVTTSSPLEMWVWPVGCTCTVIASMYEFYGVEISKPMAGIMLCAILSDTVMFKSPTCTPEDKKACEKLAKIAGVADMMALGMDMFKVKSAVDGTPIRDLVFRDYKDFNMSGTGVGIGQLEVVDLSILDKYKADLQADIAKVKAEKKLHSVFLLLTDIMKEGTEMLIVSDDASVVEKAFGVKPAGTSVWLPGVMSRKKDVVPKFEKVFGA from the coding sequence ATGGCAGCATATGTCGTTGGACACAAAAACCCGGACACCGACTCTATCGCCTCGGCCATTGCCGTGGCCGACCTGATGACTAAGCGCGGCATCCAGGCCGTGGCCGCCGCTCAGGGCAAGACCACCCCTGAGACCGACTTCGTGCTCGGCAAGTTCGGCGTGAAGGCCCCCGAGATCATCTCCGACGCCGAAGGCAAGAAGATCATCCTGGTGGACCACTCCGACCTGGCCCAGAGCCTGGAGAACCTCTCCAAGGGCGAGATTCTGGGCGTCGTCGACCACCACAAGCTGGGCGACGTGACCACCTCCAGCCCCCTGGAAATGTGGGTCTGGCCCGTGGGCTGCACCTGCACCGTCATCGCCAGCATGTATGAATTCTACGGCGTGGAGATCTCCAAGCCCATGGCCGGCATCATGCTGTGCGCCATCCTGTCCGACACCGTCATGTTCAAGTCCCCCACCTGCACCCCCGAAGACAAGAAGGCCTGTGAAAAGCTGGCCAAGATCGCGGGCGTGGCCGACATGATGGCCCTGGGCATGGACATGTTCAAGGTGAAGTCCGCCGTGGACGGCACCCCCATCCGCGACCTGGTCTTCCGCGACTACAAGGACTTCAACATGTCCGGTACCGGCGTGGGCATCGGCCAGCTGGAAGTCGTGGACCTGTCCATCCTGGACAAGTACAAGGCCGACCTGCAGGCCGACATCGCCAAGGTGAAGGCTGAGAAGAAGCTGCACTCCGTGTTCCTGCTGCTCACCGACATCATGAAGGAAGGCACCGAGATGCTGATCGTCTCCGACGACGCCTCCGTCGTCGAGAAGGCCTTCGGCGTGAAGCCTGCCGGCACCTCCGTGTGGCTGCCCGGCGTCATGAGCCGCAAGAAGGACGTGGTTCCCAAGTTCGAGAAGGTCTTCGGCGCCTAG
- the dapA gene encoding 4-hydroxy-tetrahydrodipicolinate synthase yields MQFTGAFTALVTPFKNGTVDEETYRAHIEWQIEQGIDGLVPCGTTGESATLSHAEHAQVIKICVDQVKGRVPVLAGAGSNNTTEAIELTRFAKDAKADGALLITPYYNKPTQPGLIAHFAAIAKAVSMPFIVYNVPGRTSVNLLPQTVAALKKQVPEVIGIKEATGNLCQISEVIEYCGRDFTVLSGDDFTVLPTLAIGGHGVISVVSNVAPAMMRKLCKAWRKGDIAKAQRLHYKLAPLNRAMFIETNPIPAKTALSLMGRMSSELRLPLVNMAPEVEARLSEVLKKSGIL; encoded by the coding sequence ATGCAGTTTACCGGAGCTTTCACCGCTCTCGTCACTCCGTTCAAGAACGGAACGGTCGACGAAGAGACATACCGCGCGCACATCGAATGGCAGATCGAACAGGGCATCGACGGCCTTGTTCCCTGCGGCACCACGGGTGAGTCAGCGACCCTGTCACACGCCGAACACGCCCAGGTGATCAAAATATGCGTGGATCAAGTGAAAGGCCGAGTACCCGTTCTGGCCGGAGCCGGATCCAACAACACCACCGAGGCCATCGAGCTCACCCGTTTCGCCAAGGACGCCAAGGCCGATGGGGCCCTGCTCATCACGCCCTACTACAACAAGCCCACCCAGCCTGGCCTGATCGCGCACTTCGCGGCCATCGCCAAGGCCGTGTCCATGCCGTTCATCGTCTACAACGTGCCCGGGCGCACCTCGGTGAACCTGCTGCCCCAGACCGTGGCGGCGCTCAAGAAGCAGGTGCCCGAAGTCATCGGCATCAAGGAGGCCACCGGCAACCTGTGCCAGATCTCCGAGGTGATCGAGTATTGCGGCCGGGACTTCACCGTCCTCTCCGGTGACGACTTCACCGTGCTGCCCACCCTGGCCATCGGCGGCCACGGCGTGATCTCGGTGGTGTCCAACGTGGCTCCTGCCATGATGCGCAAGCTGTGCAAGGCGTGGCGCAAGGGCGACATCGCCAAGGCCCAGCGCCTGCACTACAAGCTGGCCCCCCTCAACCGGGCCATGTTCATCGAGACCAACCCCATCCCGGCCAAGACCGCACTGAGCCTCATGGGGAGAATGTCCTCCGAGCTTCGCCTGCCCCTGGTCAACATGGCCCCGGAAGTCGAAGCCAGGCTCTCGGAAGTGCTGAAGAAGTCCGGGATTCTGTAA
- a CDS encoding SDR family oxidoreductase, giving the protein MLVITGASGQLGRLVIEQLLKTMPAARIVAAARTLDRVKDLAARGVQTRHADYDKPETLDAAFAGAGKLLLISSSEVGRRFPQHKAVIDAAKRAGVTLLAYTSLLHADTSPLGLAEEHKATEAYLKASGVPFVLLRNGWYTENFTASIAPALKHGAFLGSAGDGRISSAARADYAEAAAAVLALENQEGRTYELAGDEAYTLTDLAGEISRQSGKTVTYANLPEAEFKAALLSAGLPEPIAGLLADSDTGASKGGLFDNSGQLGRLIGRPTTRMAASVKAAL; this is encoded by the coding sequence ATGTTAGTCATCACCGGAGCCTCCGGCCAACTCGGCCGTCTGGTCATCGAGCAACTGTTAAAGACGATGCCCGCCGCTCGGATCGTCGCTGCGGCGCGCACCCTTGACCGAGTCAAGGACCTGGCCGCACGCGGCGTTCAGACGCGCCACGCCGACTATGACAAACCCGAAACCCTGGACGCCGCGTTCGCGGGCGCCGGCAAGCTGTTGCTCATCTCCTCCAGCGAGGTGGGCCGCCGCTTCCCACAGCACAAGGCCGTGATCGACGCCGCCAAGCGGGCCGGGGTAACACTGCTGGCCTACACGAGCCTACTGCATGCCGACACGTCTCCCCTGGGATTGGCCGAAGAGCACAAGGCGACCGAGGCGTACTTGAAGGCTTCTGGCGTTCCCTTCGTCCTGTTGCGCAACGGCTGGTATACCGAAAACTTCACCGCCTCCATTGCCCCCGCCCTCAAGCACGGCGCGTTCCTCGGCAGCGCGGGCGACGGGCGTATCTCCTCGGCCGCGAGGGCCGACTACGCCGAGGCGGCCGCCGCCGTGTTGGCGCTCGAGAACCAAGAGGGCCGGACATACGAACTGGCGGGCGACGAGGCCTACACGCTCACGGATCTGGCTGGGGAGATTTCGCGCCAGTCCGGCAAGACCGTAACCTACGCGAACCTCCCCGAGGCCGAGTTCAAGGCGGCGCTGCTTTCGGCCGGCCTGCCCGAACCCATCGCCGGGCTGTTGGCCGATTCGGACACCGGTGCGTCCAAGGGGGGTCTCTTTGACAACTCCGGCCAGCTCGGCCGCCTCATCGGCCGCCCCACCACCCGCATGGCCGCCTCGGTCAAGGCCGCGCTTTAG
- a CDS encoding PTS sugar transporter subunit IIC: protein MRHSEEKLTDQDEKTHGTARRRHPFHPRHRFFFALFSCFRFLINLPLLDRPLTVGFVWGLITGDWASSLGICLFFELLWLDIFPAGTIIQPHSLAPALASLAVVHHFALRQPALAAVVMLAALPLGRAFAVIERYHRQYENLAFERLMLWAKRSSGGPGPASLTRRSMLVMLPVNVVAFALALSGLLVVTHLMLPRLTPLLGSVPLKWPHLWVVASIGAVLSLRHRPAYAVLLGGVALAVLSRLLI from the coding sequence TTGAGGCATTCTGAAGAAAAGCTGACGGACCAGGACGAAAAGACCCATGGAACTGCACGCCGACGTCATCCCTTTCATCCTCGCCACCGCTTTTTTTTTGCCCTTTTTTCCTGCTTCCGCTTCCTGATCAATCTGCCCCTGCTTGACCGGCCTCTCACGGTGGGGTTCGTGTGGGGCCTTATCACCGGCGACTGGGCGTCGAGCCTGGGCATCTGCCTGTTCTTCGAGCTTCTCTGGCTGGACATCTTCCCGGCCGGAACCATCATCCAGCCACATTCCCTGGCCCCGGCCCTGGCCAGCCTGGCCGTGGTGCACCATTTCGCCCTGCGGCAACCGGCCCTGGCCGCCGTGGTCATGCTGGCGGCGCTTCCGCTGGGGCGGGCTTTCGCCGTGATCGAGCGCTACCACCGCCAATACGAGAACCTGGCCTTCGAGCGCCTCATGCTCTGGGCCAAGCGCAGTTCAGGCGGACCCGGCCCTGCCTCGCTCACCCGCCGCTCCATGCTGGTCATGTTGCCGGTGAACGTCGTGGCCTTCGCCCTGGCCCTGTCCGGGCTTCTGGTGGTCACGCACCTGATGCTCCCCCGGCTGACGCCGCTTCTGGGCTCGGTGCCGCTCAAGTGGCCTCACCTCTGGGTGGTGGCCAGCATCGGGGCAGTGCTTTCGCTTCGGCACCGCCCGGCCTACGCCGTGCTCCTTGGGGGCGTGGCCTTGGCCGTGCTCAGCCGTTTGCTGATATGA
- a CDS encoding UshA-like (seleno)protein family 2: MRFLAALLMALFTCIGFGASAQAEPLASIVFSGNSWGYLKPCPSUGNHTIGGLTRRASAFSKFRSQESTKGQTVFIAGPYEFISDDGHDHAMDEAFAPLAKAYEALNYDAGAISPAEAAKFAAVNAQPPKGWQVLAPKEPKTVVLDTPKGKIGLVFFPEAKKPGDDPGPDAIQAIAKAVKGLRGQVKLVAGVSPWGVQAESDYLDKTKPDLDVLLGSGSGVGFSAKPAQGGKTLWMHTYTKGKAIYTIDVLAWPGDKGFKWEQGSNYTTQAVVLDEAYIPDPGMEQLLLSVPDPGDKPAK; encoded by the coding sequence ATGCGTTTTCTTGCAGCGCTCCTCATGGCGCTCTTCACCTGCATTGGCTTCGGTGCGTCCGCCCAGGCGGAGCCGCTTGCGTCCATCGTCTTTTCCGGAAATTCCTGGGGCTACTTGAAGCCCTGCCCCTCCTGAGGCAACCACACCATTGGTGGGCTGACCCGGCGGGCCAGCGCGTTCAGCAAGTTCCGCTCCCAGGAGAGCACCAAGGGTCAGACGGTTTTCATCGCCGGCCCCTATGAATTCATATCCGACGACGGCCACGACCACGCCATGGACGAGGCGTTCGCCCCCCTGGCCAAGGCCTATGAGGCCCTGAACTACGACGCGGGAGCGATATCGCCGGCCGAGGCCGCCAAGTTCGCCGCCGTCAACGCCCAGCCTCCCAAGGGTTGGCAGGTCCTGGCCCCCAAGGAGCCCAAGACCGTCGTCCTGGACACCCCCAAGGGCAAGATCGGACTGGTGTTCTTCCCCGAGGCCAAAAAGCCCGGCGACGACCCTGGCCCAGACGCAATCCAGGCCATCGCCAAGGCCGTCAAGGGTCTTCGCGGGCAGGTGAAGCTCGTGGCCGGAGTGAGCCCCTGGGGCGTGCAGGCCGAGTCCGACTACCTGGACAAGACCAAGCCTGACCTGGACGTGCTCCTGGGCAGCGGTTCGGGCGTCGGGTTCTCCGCCAAGCCCGCCCAGGGCGGCAAGACGCTGTGGATGCACACCTACACCAAGGGCAAGGCCATCTACACCATTGACGTTCTTGCCTGGCCGGGCGACAAAGGGTTCAAATGGGAGCAGGGCTCAAACTACACCACGCAGGCCGTGGTGCTGGACGAGGCCTACATCCCCGATCCCGGCATGGAGCAGCTGCTCCTTAGCGTGCCGGATCCGGGCGACAAGCCGGCCAAGTAG
- a CDS encoding PTS sugar transporter subunit IIB, translated as MFWVRIDNRLVHGQIIEAWLPFTDANAIVVANDELAADELRQQIMSIAIPLGVDISFVQVNLAQAYLSGRKLLGKDVLVLFASCPDARRAFDAGLKFARLNLGNLHYGPGKKQICQHIALSGEDEGCLDFLKGQGVNLDYRCVPGDPVEIS; from the coding sequence GTGTTCTGGGTACGCATCGACAACCGTCTCGTGCACGGCCAGATCATCGAAGCCTGGCTGCCTTTCACCGACGCCAACGCCATCGTGGTGGCCAACGACGAACTGGCCGCCGACGAGTTGCGCCAGCAGATCATGTCCATCGCCATCCCCCTTGGGGTCGACATCTCCTTCGTCCAGGTGAATCTGGCCCAGGCATATCTGTCGGGCCGCAAGCTCCTGGGCAAGGACGTGCTGGTGCTGTTCGCCTCCTGCCCGGACGCGCGGCGGGCCTTCGACGCCGGGCTCAAGTTCGCCCGCCTGAACCTGGGCAACCTGCACTACGGGCCGGGCAAGAAGCAGATCTGCCAGCACATCGCCTTAAGCGGCGAGGATGAGGGCTGCCTCGATTTCCTCAAGGGCCAGGGCGTGAACCTGGATTACCGCTGCGTGCCGGGCGACCCGGTGGAGATATCCTGA
- the lnt gene encoding apolipoprotein N-acyltransferase: protein MTRPSVLDGPLRLVLLGTAAGFLAFANPVARLPLLVLGFPWVLAQLARQARDSRHALKLGWLTGAAAASASLYWIALPVHDYGFLPWILAVPCPLLMGAALGMYPAVFCWLLFATRESLRPMAWGALAGFSWIALEALRGWLFSGFPWLPLAAALVPWTPAIQAAALIGAYGLSGVLAACGVWLAGPGIASRAACAATLAALFTYGLWAVDQPVATSGECSAAMVQGNIDQAQKWEPDTLSRAIQQYADLSGPVLSPKPDVVIWPETALTFFVQEPGPESVQVKAFVKRAGVPLLAGAPGYERVGRNALVFNRAYLIAPSGQETFYEKEHLVPFGEYAPFGQDIPILSALLQGVGAFTPGTATAPLKAGRLAMGMLICYESIFPELAQKRVEAGANVLVNISNDAWFGRSAAPEQHLELARLRAVEQERFLLRATNTGYTALIDPKGRSSHQTQLFQEAAVAVTGVGLITETTVYHRLHGRLEAGAGLAALALLGFAAVKKRKTGA, encoded by the coding sequence ATGACACGCCCGTCGGTCCTTGACGGGCCCCTGCGCCTGGTCCTTCTGGGCACGGCGGCCGGCTTCCTGGCTTTCGCCAACCCCGTGGCGCGCCTGCCCCTGCTGGTGCTGGGCTTTCCTTGGGTGCTGGCGCAACTCGCCCGCCAGGCCCGGGACTCGAGGCACGCCCTGAAACTGGGCTGGCTCACCGGCGCGGCCGCCGCCTCGGCCAGCCTTTACTGGATCGCCCTCCCGGTGCACGACTACGGCTTCCTGCCCTGGATTCTCGCCGTGCCCTGCCCGCTCCTGATGGGCGCGGCCCTCGGGATGTATCCGGCCGTGTTCTGCTGGCTGCTCTTCGCCACGCGGGAAAGCCTGCGCCCGATGGCCTGGGGCGCGTTGGCGGGCTTCTCGTGGATCGCCCTGGAGGCCCTGCGCGGCTGGCTTTTTTCCGGCTTCCCCTGGCTTCCCCTGGCCGCCGCCTTGGTTCCCTGGACTCCGGCCATCCAGGCGGCCGCCCTCATCGGGGCCTACGGCCTCTCGGGCGTGCTCGCCGCCTGCGGCGTATGGCTGGCCGGGCCGGGCATCGCGTCCCGAGCGGCCTGCGCGGCTACCCTGGCGGCGCTCTTCACCTACGGCCTGTGGGCCGTGGACCAGCCCGTGGCGACCTCGGGCGAGTGCAGCGCGGCCATGGTCCAGGGAAACATCGACCAGGCCCAGAAATGGGAGCCGGACACGCTTTCCAGGGCCATACAACAATACGCCGACTTGAGCGGCCCGGTCCTTTCTCCCAAGCCCGACGTGGTCATCTGGCCCGAGACGGCCCTGACCTTCTTCGTCCAGGAGCCGGGGCCGGAATCGGTCCAGGTCAAGGCGTTCGTGAAGCGCGCCGGCGTCCCCCTGCTGGCCGGAGCTCCTGGGTACGAGCGCGTGGGCAGGAACGCCCTGGTGTTCAACCGGGCCTACCTGATCGCTCCCTCGGGCCAGGAAACCTTCTACGAGAAGGAACACCTGGTCCCCTTCGGGGAATACGCCCCCTTCGGCCAGGACATCCCCATCCTGTCAGCGCTGCTGCAGGGCGTGGGCGCGTTCACCCCTGGCACGGCGACGGCCCCTTTGAAAGCAGGCCGCCTTGCCATGGGCATGCTCATCTGTTACGAATCGATCTTTCCGGAACTGGCCCAGAAGCGCGTGGAGGCGGGAGCCAACGTGCTGGTGAACATCTCCAACGACGCCTGGTTCGGCCGCTCCGCCGCGCCCGAACAGCATCTGGAACTGGCCAGGCTGCGGGCCGTCGAGCAGGAGCGCTTCCTGCTGCGGGCCACCAACACGGGCTACACGGCCCTGATCGACCCCAAGGGGCGATCCAGCCACCAGACGCAGCTGTTCCAGGAAGCGGCCGTGGCCGTAACCGGAGTGGGCCTTATCACGGAAACGACTGTCTACCACCGCCTGCACGGCCGGCTCGAAGCCGGTGCGGGTCTGGCCGCCCTGGCCCTGCTGGGCTTCGCGGCGGTGAAAAAACGCAAGACCGGCGCATAA
- a CDS encoding HU family DNA-binding protein, which yields MNKSELINALAESREIHVDEASAVVNSFIDSIKSALVDGDRVEIRGFGSFKVKGYKGYTGRNPKSGEVVNVAPKRLPFFRPGKELKEFLNK from the coding sequence ATGAATAAGAGCGAACTCATCAACGCCCTGGCCGAAAGCCGCGAAATCCACGTGGACGAAGCCTCGGCCGTGGTCAATTCGTTCATCGACTCCATCAAAAGCGCCCTGGTTGACGGTGACCGCGTGGAAATCCGCGGCTTCGGCAGCTTCAAGGTGAAGGGGTACAAGGGCTATACCGGCCGCAACCCCAAGTCCGGCGAGGTGGTCAACGTGGCCCCCAAGCGCCTGCCCTTCTTCAGGCCAGGCAAGGAACTCAAGGAATTTCTCAACAAGTAG
- a CDS encoding DUF2087 domain-containing protein, with protein MSRTPLPLYAGDISALARSLRGQLCACERTPGHVELLNMLARSTGYRNFQHFRTQADAQVRLERPLPQPQSVDSAKVLRAARYFDAAGQLTRWPGKFSHREPCLWVMWSKIPPRRDMNERQVNELLLEGHLFEDPALLRREMFDRGMLARTPDGRVYRRIERRPSPEALALIRLLGERRTG; from the coding sequence ATGTCCCGTACCCCTCTCCCCCTGTATGCGGGCGATATCTCCGCCCTTGCCCGGTCGCTTCGCGGCCAGCTCTGCGCCTGCGAGCGCACTCCCGGCCACGTGGAACTGCTCAACATGCTGGCCCGGTCCACCGGCTACCGCAACTTCCAGCACTTCCGCACCCAGGCCGATGCCCAGGTCCGCCTGGAGCGGCCCCTGCCCCAACCGCAAAGCGTGGATTCCGCCAAGGTGCTGCGCGCGGCGCGCTACTTCGACGCTGCAGGTCAGCTGACGCGCTGGCCGGGCAAGTTCAGTCACCGCGAGCCCTGCTTGTGGGTGATGTGGTCGAAAATCCCGCCCCGGCGGGATATGAACGAACGGCAGGTGAACGAACTGCTTCTGGAAGGCCACCTGTTCGAAGACCCGGCCTTGCTGCGCCGGGAGATGTTCGACCGGGGGATGCTCGCAAGAACCCCTGACGGCCGCGTCTACCGGCGCATCGAACGAAGGCCCTCTCCCGAGGCCCTGGCGCTCATCCGGCTTCTGGGCGAGCGCCGGACCGGCTGA
- the prfB gene encoding peptide chain release factor 2 (programmed frameshift), whose protein sequence is MLQYPDLKTQSKEILDKFDSLWGRLDLDGKRKRLDEIETELSKPDAWQNPERLTPFLREKSDLSGKVATYEALLKSREDLDEWLVMAQEDPNPEVLDELSGQIESLVKQVEASELATLLSGAEDASGAILEIHPGAGGTEAQDWAEMLLRLYRRWCERHQFSVDELDFLPGDEAGVKSVTLQVNGPYAYGFLKAEKGIHRLIRISPFDSSGRRHTSFASVDVYPDAGADIQIEVKEEDIRVDVFRASGPGGQHVNKTSSAIRITHMPSGIVVQCQNEKSQHRNRESAMKVLKARLYDLEIKKQQAMRQAEYESKDAIGFGSQIRTYTLQPYRLVKDHRTNCEVGNVDAVLDGDIDTFIRDYLLHFHAAH, encoded by the exons CTGCTGCAATACCCCGACCTCAAGACCCAGTCCAAGGAGATCCTGGACAAATTCGACTCCCTCTGGGGGCGTCTT GACCTGGATGGCAAGCGCAAGCGCTTGGACGAAATCGAAACAGAACTCTCCAAGCCCGACGCCTGGCAGAATCCGGAACGCCTCACCCCCTTTCTGAGGGAAAAATCCGATCTTTCCGGCAAGGTGGCCACCTACGAAGCCCTGCTCAAGTCCCGCGAGGATCTGGACGAATGGCTGGTCATGGCCCAGGAGGATCCCAACCCCGAGGTTCTCGACGAGCTTTCCGGGCAGATCGAATCCCTGGTCAAACAGGTGGAGGCCTCCGAACTGGCCACCCTGCTCTCAGGGGCCGAAGACGCCTCCGGAGCCATTCTGGAAATCCACCCTGGAGCGGGCGGCACCGAGGCCCAGGACTGGGCTGAGATGCTTTTGCGCCTCTACCGCCGCTGGTGCGAACGCCACCAGTTCAGCGTGGACGAGCTGGACTTCCTGCCCGGAGACGAAGCCGGAGTGAAGTCCGTGACGCTCCAGGTCAACGGCCCCTACGCCTACGGTTTTTTGAAGGCGGAAAAAGGCATCCACCGTTTGATCCGCATCTCGCCCTTCGACTCCTCCGGGCGCCGCCACACCTCGTTCGCCTCGGTGGACGTCTACCCCGACGCCGGGGCCGACATCCAGATCGAGGTCAAGGAGGAGGACATCCGGGTGGACGTATTCCGGGCCAGCGGGCCCGGCGGCCAGCACGTCAACAAGACCAGTTCGGCCATCCGCATCACCCACATGCCCTCGGGCATCGTGGTGCAGTGCCAGAACGAAAAGAGCCAGCACCGCAACCGCGAATCGGCCATGAAGGTGCTCAAGGCCCGCCTCTACGACCTGGAGATCAAGAAGCAGCAGGCCATGCGCCAGGCCGAGTACGAATCCAAGGACGCCATCGGATTCGGAAGCCAGATAAGGACCTACACCCTCCAGCCCTACCGTCTGGTCAAGGACCACCGCACCAACTGCGAAGTGGGCAACGTGGACGCCGTGCTGGACGGCGACATCGACACCTTCATCCGCGACTACCTGCTGCACTTCCATGCCGCCCACTAG
- a CDS encoding GGDEF domain-containing protein: MPPTSPYEASHAEDRREILDEIARLRDALTRKIRSSVKGSTDGIIIARLCAGLTLDEWDEIIQDGHFMHWLALPASGDATPHLARLQRTLEELAHQTRHDPLTGLANRRAFEKVLKMELERSYRSGTSLSLAILDLDDFKAVNDTYGHLCGDRVLVGIAGTLLGHKRGYDLAARIGGEEFALILPGSGLMQAETTLMRLLDESRGRQVTCEGVADPVGVTCSAGLVCTKGKMHLTVERFIGMADKALYEAKAQGKNRIVKAPIPDLLETPQATLVHAQEKQFLFTGPDT, translated from the coding sequence ATGCCGCCCACTAGCCCGTACGAAGCCTCCCACGCCGAAGACCGGCGCGAAATCCTGGACGAGATCGCCAGGCTTCGAGACGCGTTGACCCGCAAGATCCGCTCCTCGGTCAAAGGCAGCACGGACGGCATCATCATCGCCAGGCTCTGCGCCGGGCTGACCCTGGACGAGTGGGACGAAATCATCCAGGACGGGCACTTCATGCATTGGCTGGCCCTGCCCGCGTCCGGGGACGCCACGCCCCACTTGGCGCGCCTCCAGCGCACCCTGGAAGAACTGGCCCACCAGACCCGCCACGATCCGCTCACGGGCCTAGCCAACCGCCGGGCTTTCGAGAAGGTCCTCAAAATGGAGCTGGAGCGCTCCTACCGCAGCGGCACCAGCCTGTCCCTGGCCATCCTGGACCTGGACGACTTCAAGGCCGTCAACGACACCTACGGCCATCTCTGCGGCGACCGGGTGCTTGTGGGCATCGCCGGAACCCTGCTCGGGCACAAACGCGGCTACGACCTGGCCGCGCGCATCGGCGGCGAAGAATTCGCGCTCATCCTGCCCGGTTCCGGGCTCATGCAGGCCGAAACCACCCTGATGCGGCTCCTGGACGAATCACGCGGCCGCCAGGTCACGTGCGAGGGCGTGGCCGATCCCGTGGGCGTGACCTGCTCGGCGGGCCTGGTCTGCACCAAGGGCAAGATGCACCTTACCGTGGAGCGCTTCATCGGCATGGCGGACAAGGCTCTCTATGAAGCCAAGGCCCAGGGCAAGAACCGCATCGTCAAGGCGCCCATACCCGACCTCCTGGAGACGCCCCAGGCAACCCTGGTGCACGCCCAGGAGAAACAATTTCTGTTCACGGGGCCGGACACATGA
- a CDS encoding MinD/ParA family protein: protein MSHEDVNPRSTLSVSILSGKGGVGKTNLALNLAYALYKASHKMLVMDFDVGLANVDVLLGVSPEKNLQDLLKPGVMPADVVAEVEPGGFDFLPAASGVPELLELDEDMRDSVFTKLNTVLGEYDYVLFDLGAGIGKTVLALASMTRMRVLVVTPEPTSLTDGYAVVKVLKNQHNIKDFQVVVNQASSAKEAQLTFDRLHGACKRFLDLDIGYLGAVHTDPNVPEAVRRQVPLIKYAPQCRASQDILSLAIKIARHRAESKSHLKAKAILKKITHG from the coding sequence ATGAGCCACGAAGACGTCAATCCCCGCTCCACGCTGAGCGTATCCATCCTGTCGGGCAAGGGAGGGGTCGGCAAGACCAACCTGGCCCTGAACTTGGCCTACGCCCTGTACAAGGCCAGCCACAAGATGCTGGTCATGGACTTCGACGTGGGCCTGGCCAACGTGGACGTGCTGCTGGGCGTCTCGCCGGAGAAGAACCTCCAGGACCTGCTCAAGCCCGGTGTCATGCCCGCGGACGTTGTGGCCGAGGTTGAACCCGGCGGGTTCGATTTTCTGCCCGCGGCCAGCGGCGTGCCCGAACTCCTGGAACTCGACGAGGACATGCGCGATTCGGTCTTCACCAAGTTGAATACCGTGCTCGGGGAATACGACTACGTCCTCTTCGACCTGGGCGCGGGCATCGGCAAGACCGTGCTGGCGCTGGCCTCCATGACCCGCATGCGGGTGCTTGTGGTCACGCCCGAGCCCACCTCGCTCACCGACGGCTACGCCGTGGTCAAGGTGCTCAAGAACCAGCACAACATCAAAGACTTCCAGGTGGTGGTCAACCAGGCCAGCAGCGCCAAGGAAGCCCAGCTCACCTTCGACCGGCTGCATGGCGCCTGCAAGCGCTTCCTGGACCTGGATATCGGCTACCTGGGTGCGGTGCACACCGACCCCAACGTGCCCGAGGCAGTGCGCCGCCAGGTGCCCCTGATCAAGTACGCTCCGCAGTGCCGGGCCTCCCAGGACATCCTGAGCCTGGCCATCAAGATCGCACGCCACCGGGCCGAATCCAAGTCCCATCTGAAAGCCAAGGCGATTTTGAAAAAAATAACACATGGTTAA
- a CDS encoding winged helix-turn-helix transcriptional regulator yields MSEHGRKAECPAATLSDRFKRGDVFSERCPSREVLKHVTSRWGMLILVALSGGTHRFSDLRRKVGGVSERMLAQTLQWLVSDGFVERKSYPVVPPHVEYSLTLLGVEVGQRVAALADWIEENLKDILDRSQEEGKPGRGAGLV; encoded by the coding sequence ATGAGCGAACACGGTCGGAAGGCGGAATGTCCGGCAGCCACGTTGTCGGACCGGTTCAAGCGCGGAGATGTCTTCTCGGAGCGATGCCCCTCGCGTGAAGTGCTCAAGCATGTCACGAGCCGCTGGGGGATGCTGATTCTCGTCGCGCTGTCGGGGGGAACGCACCGCTTCAGCGATTTGCGCCGGAAAGTGGGCGGGGTGAGCGAGAGGATGCTTGCGCAGACGTTGCAGTGGCTGGTGAGCGACGGCTTCGTGGAGCGCAAATCCTACCCGGTGGTGCCGCCGCATGTGGAATACAGCCTGACCCTGCTTGGCGTCGAGGTCGGGCAGCGGGTGGCGGCGTTGGCGGACTGGATCGAAGAGAACCTGAAGGATATCCTGGATCGCAGCCAGGAGGAAGGCAAGCCCGGCCGTGGGGCCGGGCTTGTTTGA